A part of Variovorax sp. HW608 genomic DNA contains:
- a CDS encoding tripartite tricarboxylate transporter substrate binding protein, translating into MQPLLRRRTVVGLLPALAALGARAQPAASKPLTFIVPYAAGGPADVTARQIVPALSKALGGQAVIVENVAGASGAIAIQRLLSQPADGSQFLMGSPSDVILAPLALAAVKYKPEQLRLLGLASRAPLALVGTRQLPTGTLDELLGDMRKPGARQYNYGSIGVGSLFHLVGEDFAARMKLRMTHVPYKGAAPLLQDLMGGQVDLAFLTPGGSNLADLIAQGKLHAYAVTDGQRMTRLPDVPTMEQAIGLKDFEYEIWGGMFVPRSVPAEIAQRLNAALTEVLRDPEFRSQVEASSAIPSSPMTLADADKLLADQTARYRRIAQAIKLEPQ; encoded by the coding sequence ATGCAACCCTTGCTCCGGCGCCGCACCGTGGTGGGCCTACTGCCCGCACTGGCAGCTCTCGGCGCGCGCGCCCAGCCCGCTGCATCCAAGCCGCTGACCTTCATCGTGCCATACGCGGCCGGCGGGCCGGCCGACGTCACCGCAAGACAAATCGTACCGGCCCTGAGCAAGGCGCTCGGGGGCCAGGCCGTCATCGTCGAGAACGTTGCGGGTGCGAGTGGCGCCATCGCCATTCAAAGGCTCCTGTCCCAGCCAGCCGACGGCTCCCAGTTCCTGATGGGCAGTCCAAGCGACGTGATTCTGGCGCCGCTGGCGCTCGCAGCCGTGAAGTACAAGCCGGAGCAACTGCGCCTGCTGGGGCTGGCGTCGCGCGCGCCACTCGCGTTGGTCGGCACCAGGCAACTCCCCACGGGCACGCTCGACGAATTGCTGGGCGATATGCGCAAGCCCGGCGCCAGGCAGTACAACTACGGCAGCATCGGAGTGGGCTCTCTGTTCCATCTGGTCGGCGAGGACTTCGCCGCGCGCATGAAGCTGCGCATGACGCATGTGCCCTACAAGGGCGCAGCTCCCTTGCTGCAGGACTTGATGGGCGGCCAGGTGGACCTGGCCTTCCTGACGCCGGGCGGCAGCAACCTGGCCGACCTGATCGCGCAGGGCAAGCTGCACGCCTATGCAGTGACCGACGGCCAACGCATGACGCGCCTTCCCGATGTACCGACGATGGAGCAGGCCATCGGACTGAAGGACTTCGAGTACGAAATCTGGGGCGGCATGTTCGTGCCGCGGAGCGTCCCCGCCGAGATCGCCCAGAGGCTGAATGCGGCGTTGACGGAAGTGCTGCGCGATCCCGAATTCCGCAGCCAGGTCGAAGCCAGCAGCGCAATACCGAGCAGCCCGATGACGCTGGCCGACGCAGACAAGCTGCTGGCCGATCAGACGGCGCGCTACCGGCGCATCGCCCAGGCGATCAAGCTCGAACCGCAATAG
- a CDS encoding PDR/VanB family oxidoreductase, producing the protein MKVRITSKTEVALDICAFELEPVDGARLTPFSAGAHIDVHLGPALVRQYSLCNDPNETHRYRIGVLRDPNSRGGSIAMHALHEGALLEISEPKNHFPLHANAKHSILLAGGIGVTPILCMAERLSRAGASFELHYCTREPQRTAFRERLAQPDFLHLARLYHDNTPADERIDLATVLSAPSANTHVYVCGPGGFIEAVLNAAKSAGWQEANVHREYFTAPAASAEARGAFQVQVASTGQVIDVGAEQSVTAALSACGIQIPTSCEQGICGSCLTRVLSGELDHRDVYLTEEERAANDQFLPCCSRSKTPLLVLDL; encoded by the coding sequence ATGAAGGTCAGGATCACTAGCAAGACCGAGGTTGCCCTCGATATCTGTGCATTCGAGTTGGAGCCCGTGGATGGCGCCCGCCTGACGCCATTCTCTGCCGGTGCCCACATTGACGTGCACCTGGGTCCTGCCCTCGTGCGCCAGTATTCGTTGTGCAACGACCCGAACGAGACACACCGCTATCGAATCGGGGTGCTGCGCGACCCGAATTCCCGCGGCGGATCGATTGCCATGCACGCGCTGCACGAAGGCGCTCTTCTCGAGATCAGCGAACCGAAGAACCATTTCCCTCTGCACGCGAACGCTAAGCACTCGATCCTGCTGGCCGGCGGCATCGGTGTGACGCCGATCCTGTGCATGGCCGAGCGCCTGTCGCGTGCCGGCGCATCGTTTGAGCTGCACTACTGCACCCGCGAGCCGCAGCGCACGGCATTTCGCGAAAGGCTGGCGCAGCCGGACTTCCTGCACCTGGCCCGGCTCTACCATGACAATACACCGGCCGACGAGCGCATCGATCTGGCGACCGTGCTGTCCGCGCCGTCTGCGAACACGCATGTCTATGTGTGCGGACCCGGCGGTTTTATCGAAGCCGTGTTGAACGCCGCCAAGTCGGCGGGCTGGCAAGAGGCCAATGTTCATCGCGAATATTTCACAGCACCGGCTGCATCCGCCGAGGCCCGCGGCGCCTTCCAGGTCCAGGTCGCCAGCACCGGCCAGGTGATCGACGTGGGCGCCGAACAAAGCGTCACCGCGGCACTGTCGGCCTGCGGCATCCAGATTCCCACCTCGTGCGAACAGGGAATCTGCGGCAGTTGCCTGACGCGCGTGCTGTCTGGCGAACTCGATCATCGTGACGTCTATCTCACCGAGGAGGAACGCGCCGCGAATGATCAGTTCCTGCCGTGCTGCTCACGGTCCAAAACCCCCCTCCTCGTGCTGGATCTATGA
- a CDS encoding CoxG family protein — translation MEMTGEVRIPASRDVVWSALNNPAVLKACIPGCEELTARSETDMAAVVAIRIGPVSSRFNCAVRLSELDAPHGYRLTGEGQGGVAGHARGEATVRLMADGAETVLSYTFSAQVGGKLAQLGSRLVDATAKTLSSVFFKNLAKQVEIRQQGEPSNSPEAAAPAAKELTATPPLQPARTMPARPAAASARGMAAAALIVAIVSAVLTWSSLGAPTAMTGAPAPVPVSAEFNAAVQLLIVLAVGYLLGRSNAVSRDTH, via the coding sequence ATGGAGATGACCGGCGAAGTGCGCATTCCGGCCAGCCGTGACGTGGTTTGGAGCGCGTTGAACAATCCCGCGGTTCTCAAGGCCTGCATCCCGGGCTGCGAAGAACTGACGGCGCGCTCGGAGACCGACATGGCGGCCGTGGTCGCCATCCGCATCGGCCCCGTCTCATCGCGATTCAACTGCGCGGTGCGCCTGAGCGAGCTGGATGCGCCGCACGGCTATCGCCTCACAGGCGAAGGCCAGGGTGGCGTTGCCGGCCACGCGCGCGGCGAAGCGACGGTCAGGCTGATGGCGGACGGCGCCGAAACCGTCCTGTCCTATACGTTCTCTGCGCAGGTTGGCGGCAAGCTGGCCCAACTGGGAAGCCGCCTGGTCGACGCCACGGCCAAGACGCTTTCGTCGGTCTTCTTCAAGAACCTGGCGAAGCAGGTCGAGATCCGGCAGCAAGGCGAGCCCTCGAACTCGCCGGAAGCGGCCGCGCCGGCTGCGAAAGAGCTGACGGCAACGCCCCCTTTGCAACCGGCGAGAACGATGCCGGCCCGCCCCGCCGCCGCATCCGCTCGCGGGATGGCGGCAGCCGCACTCATCGTGGCCATTGTGTCGGCCGTGCTGACCTGGAGCTCGCTTGGCGCACCGACAGCCATGACCGGCGCTCCTGCGCCCGTGCCTGTTTCCGCCGAATTCAACGCCGCGGTGCAACTGCTCATCGTGCTCGCCGTGGGCTATCTGCTCGGCCGCAGCAACGCGGTCAGCCGAGATACCCATTGA
- the glcF gene encoding glycolate oxidase subunit GlcF encodes MRTEFSAQQLADPAMAASEAAIRRCVHCGFCTATCPTYVLRGDELDSPRGRIYLIKDMLESERVPSTEVVKHIDRCLSCLSCTTTCPSGVDYMHLVDHARAYIEGRYRRPWTERLVRSLLAEVLPHPARFRAAARLARLARPAKHLFAKIPALRPLASMLTLAPNLPPARASSRDAVVEGALGRVALLQGCVEPVLKPEARASAVRLLNRSGYDVVFAPDEGCCGALVHHMGRDDAGLEAARRNIDAWWPLVEHDGLEAILVTASGCCTTIKDYGFLLRNDREYARKAARVSAMARDICEFLIECGLPAGNGRGLTVAYHAACSLQHGQKVTEAPKRLLVHAGYEVRTPAEAHLCCGSAGTYNILQPEIAGQLGDRKVGHLKQLGADVIAAGNVGCMTQIGLRTDIPIAHTIELLDWAMGGPAPQGLADHSDIG; translated from the coding sequence ATGCGCACCGAATTCAGCGCACAGCAGCTTGCCGACCCGGCAATGGCGGCGTCCGAGGCCGCCATTCGCAGGTGCGTCCACTGCGGCTTCTGCACCGCGACCTGCCCGACCTATGTGTTGCGCGGCGACGAACTCGACTCACCGCGAGGACGCATCTACCTGATCAAGGACATGCTGGAAAGCGAGCGTGTACCAAGCACCGAGGTCGTCAAGCACATCGATCGCTGCCTGTCCTGTCTGTCCTGCACGACCACCTGCCCCTCCGGCGTGGACTACATGCACCTGGTCGATCATGCCCGCGCCTACATCGAAGGGCGGTACCGTCGGCCGTGGACTGAGCGCTTGGTCAGGTCGCTGCTTGCCGAAGTTCTTCCGCATCCGGCCCGCTTCCGAGCTGCGGCGCGGCTCGCGCGGCTCGCCAGGCCAGCCAAGCATCTGTTCGCGAAAATACCGGCGCTGCGACCGCTGGCGTCGATGCTGACCCTCGCACCCAATCTTCCTCCGGCGAGGGCTTCCTCCCGCGATGCCGTCGTGGAAGGCGCCCTCGGACGGGTCGCGCTGCTCCAGGGCTGTGTCGAGCCGGTACTCAAGCCGGAGGCCCGAGCGTCGGCAGTCCGGCTGCTCAACCGGTCGGGCTATGACGTCGTGTTCGCCCCAGACGAAGGCTGCTGCGGCGCACTTGTCCACCACATGGGGCGCGACGATGCAGGGCTCGAGGCCGCCCGGCGCAACATCGACGCATGGTGGCCTCTGGTCGAGCATGACGGCCTGGAGGCGATTCTCGTGACCGCCTCCGGTTGTTGCACGACGATCAAGGACTATGGCTTCCTGCTGCGCAACGACCGCGAGTACGCCCGCAAGGCAGCACGCGTTTCCGCAATGGCCCGCGACATCTGCGAGTTCCTCATCGAATGCGGCCTGCCTGCCGGGAACGGACGCGGCCTGACAGTCGCATATCACGCGGCCTGTTCACTCCAGCATGGCCAGAAAGTGACCGAAGCGCCCAAGCGCCTACTGGTTCATGCAGGCTATGAAGTACGAACGCCGGCCGAGGCGCATCTGTGCTGCGGTTCGGCCGGCACTTACAACATCCTGCAGCCCGAGATCGCAGGCCAGCTCGGCGACCGCAAGGTCGGGCACCTGAAGCAGCTTGGCGCCGACGTGATCGCTGCCGGAAATGTCGGATGTATGACCCAGATCGGCCTAAGGACCGACATCCCGATCGCACACACGATCGAGTTGCTCGATTGGGCGATGGGCGGGCCGGCGCCCCAAGGGTTGGCGGACCATTCCGACATCGGATAG
- a CDS encoding FAD-linked oxidase C-terminal domain-containing protein — protein sequence MPDADRSVLERREQVVAALRALVPGEGVIDHPDALRAYESDGLTAYRQAPMVAVLPESTAQVSAILRWCDSNGVKVVPRGSGTSLSGGALPLADAVLLVMSRFNRVLDIDPANRVAVVQPGVTNLAVTYAVEDLGFYYAPDPSSQIACSIGGNVAENSGGVHCLKYGLTSHNVLGVELVMTNGEVVRLGGRQLDPSGLDLLGVIVGSEGLLAVVTEVTVRILPKPEAARALLIGFGSVEHAAQCVADVIAAGIVPAGLEMMDRPAIHAAEAFVKAGYPLDVEAVLIVELDGPEVECAELIGEVERIARANAAVSVRISRTQDERVAIWAGRKAAFGGVGKIAPDYYCMDGTIPRRRLPQVLARIQMLSTRYGLAVVNVFHAGDGNLHPLILYDANQPGQLEQAEAFGADILRLCVEVGGVLTGEHGVGVEKRDLMPEMFSEVDLAHQQRLKCAFDPRSLLNPGKMFPTLHRCAELGRMHVHKGQGRFPDIPRF from the coding sequence ATGCCGGACGCGGACCGCTCCGTGCTGGAACGCCGAGAGCAGGTCGTCGCGGCGCTGCGCGCCCTCGTTCCGGGCGAGGGCGTGATCGATCATCCCGACGCGCTGCGCGCCTATGAATCCGACGGGCTGACGGCTTACCGGCAGGCACCGATGGTGGCGGTACTGCCCGAGTCCACCGCGCAAGTGTCCGCCATCCTTCGCTGGTGCGATAGCAACGGCGTGAAGGTCGTTCCGCGCGGCTCCGGCACTTCGCTGTCGGGAGGGGCGTTGCCGCTTGCAGACGCGGTGCTGCTCGTCATGTCGAGGTTCAATCGGGTGCTGGACATCGATCCCGCCAACAGGGTCGCGGTCGTCCAGCCGGGGGTGACCAACCTGGCCGTCACATACGCCGTGGAAGACCTCGGCTTCTACTATGCGCCCGATCCCTCGAGCCAGATCGCCTGCTCCATCGGCGGCAACGTCGCCGAGAACTCCGGCGGAGTCCATTGCCTCAAGTACGGCCTCACCAGCCACAACGTGCTCGGTGTCGAGCTCGTCATGACGAACGGTGAGGTTGTGCGGCTTGGCGGACGACAGCTCGATCCCAGTGGGCTCGACTTGCTGGGTGTGATCGTCGGCTCCGAGGGCTTGCTCGCGGTCGTGACCGAAGTGACGGTTCGCATCCTGCCGAAGCCGGAGGCGGCACGCGCGCTGCTGATCGGCTTCGGCTCGGTCGAGCATGCCGCTCAATGCGTTGCCGACGTGATCGCAGCGGGCATCGTTCCTGCCGGCCTGGAGATGATGGATCGACCGGCGATCCACGCCGCGGAAGCCTTCGTGAAGGCCGGCTACCCCCTCGATGTCGAAGCGGTTCTGATCGTCGAACTCGACGGCCCGGAAGTCGAATGCGCCGAGCTGATCGGAGAGGTCGAGCGGATCGCGCGTGCGAACGCCGCCGTGTCGGTGCGCATCTCGCGCACCCAAGACGAGCGGGTCGCCATCTGGGCTGGTCGCAAGGCGGCATTCGGCGGCGTGGGCAAGATCGCTCCCGACTACTACTGCATGGATGGAACCATCCCCCGCCGACGGCTGCCGCAAGTGCTCGCGCGCATCCAAATGCTGTCGACCCGGTACGGGTTGGCAGTCGTCAACGTGTTCCACGCGGGTGACGGCAACCTCCATCCGCTGATCCTCTACGACGCAAACCAGCCGGGTCAACTTGAGCAGGCCGAAGCATTCGGAGCCGACATCCTGCGGCTCTGCGTGGAGGTGGGCGGCGTGCTCACCGGAGAGCACGGAGTCGGGGTCGAGAAACGTGATCTGATGCCCGAGATGTTTTCTGAAGTCGATCTTGCGCATCAGCAGCGGCTCAAGTGCGCCTTCGATCCGCGCTCGCTGCTCAATCCGGGAAAGATGTTCCCTACGCTGCATCGCTGCGCGGAGCTTGGCCGGATGCACGTTCACAAGGGGCAAGGCCGCTTCCCCGACATTCCCCGCTTTTGA
- a CDS encoding FAD-binding protein: MPFDLRPATEAELCDVVADAAHSGTRLSLRSGGSKRDIGAPIGEARTVDLRRFAGIVDYDPPELMLTVRPGTPLAEIEALVASKNQMLPFEPFDHGPLFGRAPSEATIGGIVAAGVAGSRRVSSGSARDHLLAVRAVSGRGECFVGGAKVVKNVTGYDIPKLIAGSWGRLAAITELTLKVLPAPRADATQILTGLDPEQAVAAMAAAMGSKADVAAAAHRPGSTSVTAFRIQGFPASVAARCKGLAKHLAAFGHLHDPGEEEAQGIWSDLRTLAPLPLDVPLWRISVPPAAGGTLVRRLEQRGANWLLDWAGGLAWVATAIEGVREEAAAAGGHCTLVRGPAELRARVPALHPPAPAIQALEQRVRRAFDPAGVFETGRF, encoded by the coding sequence ATGCCCTTTGATCTTCGACCGGCGACAGAAGCCGAGCTATGCGATGTGGTGGCCGATGCGGCGCATTCAGGGACACGGCTTTCGCTCCGCTCGGGCGGCAGCAAGCGCGATATCGGTGCCCCGATCGGCGAGGCGCGCACCGTCGACTTGCGCCGATTCGCTGGCATCGTCGACTACGATCCTCCTGAACTGATGCTGACCGTGCGTCCCGGCACGCCGCTTGCCGAAATCGAAGCCTTGGTCGCCAGCAAGAATCAGATGCTCCCCTTCGAGCCGTTCGACCATGGTCCTCTGTTTGGCCGCGCACCGTCCGAGGCAACCATCGGCGGCATCGTCGCGGCGGGCGTTGCAGGCTCGCGACGCGTGAGTTCAGGGAGTGCGCGCGATCATCTTCTGGCAGTACGTGCTGTCTCCGGGCGCGGCGAGTGCTTTGTCGGCGGCGCCAAGGTGGTCAAGAACGTCACCGGCTATGACATCCCGAAGCTGATCGCGGGAAGCTGGGGACGCTTGGCAGCGATCACCGAACTCACGCTCAAGGTGCTGCCGGCGCCTCGAGCGGACGCGACGCAGATCCTGACCGGCCTCGATCCCGAGCAGGCGGTGGCGGCGATGGCGGCGGCGATGGGGTCGAAGGCGGACGTGGCGGCGGCCGCGCATCGACCCGGCTCGACATCCGTCACCGCGTTCCGCATCCAGGGCTTTCCTGCGTCTGTGGCGGCCCGGTGCAAAGGCCTCGCCAAGCACCTCGCGGCATTCGGCCATCTTCACGATCCTGGTGAGGAAGAGGCGCAGGGAATCTGGTCCGACCTGCGCACCCTTGCTCCACTGCCGCTGGATGTACCCCTTTGGCGGATCAGTGTGCCGCCGGCGGCTGGTGGCACGCTCGTCAGGAGGCTCGAGCAGCGGGGCGCAAATTGGCTGCTCGATTGGGCGGGCGGACTGGCCTGGGTCGCGACGGCCATCGAAGGTGTCCGCGAGGAGGCCGCCGCAGCGGGCGGCCATTGCACGCTGGTGCGCGGGCCCGCAGAGCTCCGCGCCAGGGTACCGGCCCTCCACCCCCCCGCGCCAGCCATCCAGGCGCTCGAGCAGCGAGTGCGGCGTGCCTTCGATCCCGCCGGTGTCTTCGAGACAGGACGCTTCTGA
- a CDS encoding acyl-CoA dehydrogenase family protein, producing MLNTSMRTAYGEEHEQFRGQLRRFLDREFVPNLARWEKQGLVDRSFWFACGEAGLLCPAVPEQYGGLGLDFGYNAVLLEEMFYRGSVPGPVVHSDVVPEYLLNYGSEAQKQFWLPKMIRGEAITAIAMTEPDAGSDLGAIKTRAVRDADSYVINGSKTYITNGQTADLVLLAVKTDPGAGAKGISLMLVEATRQGFVRGPNLDKIGQKAGDTTELFFNDVRVPASNLLGEEGRGFAYLMNQLPTERLGNAIIAQAAAQRAFDEAVAFTKARKAFGKTVFDFQNTRFTLADMAAKLQVGWAHIDWAIKRHINKQLTATQASAAKLFHSELQFEICDNALQLHGGAGYMNEYPIARFWRDARVQRIYSGTSEIMKEVIGRSL from the coding sequence ATGTTGAACACCTCCATGCGCACCGCCTACGGCGAAGAACACGAACAGTTTCGAGGCCAGCTTCGCCGCTTCCTCGATCGCGAGTTCGTACCCAATCTGGCGCGCTGGGAAAAACAGGGCCTCGTGGACCGCTCCTTCTGGTTCGCCTGCGGCGAGGCCGGTCTCCTGTGTCCGGCTGTTCCCGAGCAGTACGGCGGCCTCGGGCTCGATTTCGGCTACAACGCCGTATTGCTGGAGGAGATGTTCTACCGGGGATCGGTGCCCGGCCCCGTCGTGCATTCCGATGTCGTCCCCGAGTACCTCCTGAACTACGGGTCCGAGGCGCAAAAGCAATTCTGGCTTCCGAAGATGATCCGCGGCGAAGCAATCACTGCGATCGCCATGACAGAACCCGACGCCGGCTCCGATCTCGGCGCGATCAAGACGAGAGCCGTGCGCGACGCTGACTCGTACGTCATCAACGGCTCCAAGACCTATATCACCAACGGACAGACGGCCGATTTGGTGCTGCTGGCCGTCAAGACCGATCCCGGAGCGGGAGCGAAGGGCATCTCGCTCATGCTGGTGGAGGCCACCCGCCAGGGGTTCGTTCGCGGGCCCAACCTGGACAAGATCGGCCAGAAGGCCGGGGACACGACCGAGCTGTTCTTCAACGACGTCCGCGTGCCCGCCTCCAACCTCCTGGGCGAGGAAGGCAGGGGCTTCGCCTATCTGATGAACCAGTTGCCCACCGAGCGGCTGGGCAACGCCATCATCGCCCAGGCCGCGGCGCAGCGCGCCTTCGACGAAGCGGTCGCCTTCACCAAGGCACGCAAGGCCTTTGGCAAGACGGTGTTCGATTTCCAGAACACACGCTTCACGCTCGCCGACATGGCCGCGAAGCTCCAGGTGGGATGGGCGCACATCGACTGGGCGATCAAGCGCCATATCAACAAGCAGCTGACAGCGACCCAGGCCTCCGCCGCCAAGCTGTTCCACTCGGAACTGCAGTTCGAGATCTGCGACAACGCGCTCCAGCTTCACGGCGGCGCCGGCTACATGAACGAGTACCCGATCGCCCGCTTCTGGCGCGATGCACGCGTACAGCGGATCTACTCCGGCACTTCCGAAATCATGAAGGAAGTCATCGGCCGCTCGCTCTGA
- a CDS encoding VOC family protein, translating into MTTMNKQTPWITDIRQISLAVEDLDATIRRFHEQVGIGPWAVWTPKLTNTKIRGKPQHYSLKLALAWTKDFMWEVVQPLEGPSVFREFLDRNGDGVHHVLVDTQDQSFEQIIAEATARGFPPAMEGSWEGTDFAFLQTEDSLKTTFEVLRRSPDFKGRPEPDYCFPHPFTLPGRPDAKRD; encoded by the coding sequence ATGACCACAATGAACAAGCAGACGCCTTGGATCACGGATATCAGGCAGATCAGCCTGGCGGTCGAAGATCTCGATGCGACGATCCGGCGTTTCCACGAACAGGTCGGCATCGGGCCCTGGGCCGTCTGGACGCCGAAGCTCACGAACACGAAGATTCGTGGCAAGCCCCAGCACTACAGCCTGAAGCTCGCCTTGGCGTGGACCAAGGACTTCATGTGGGAAGTCGTGCAGCCATTGGAGGGGCCCTCGGTGTTCCGGGAATTTCTCGACAGGAACGGCGACGGCGTGCATCACGTCCTGGTGGACACGCAAGACCAGAGCTTCGAACAGATCATCGCGGAGGCCACGGCACGAGGATTCCCACCGGCGATGGAAGGAAGCTGGGAAGGCACCGACTTCGCATTCCTTCAGACCGAGGACTCCTTGAAGACGACCTTCGAGGTCCTACGACGCTCGCCCGACTTCAAGGGCAGACCGGAGCCCGACTACTGCTTTCCCCACCCATTCACTCTTCCGGGCCGGCCGGATGCAAAAAGGGACTAG
- a CDS encoding alpha/beta hydrolase family protein: MAADTPQSTIDRDIDRFLADGVHYRDLIQIRDEISDWAEWPRAWCAYAAQAERRGDEALAKDAAVTAADEFSRAALYYHYAQYQYFEDAARKEQMQQAKTDAFARAAPLLNPPAEIVAFPFRGIDIKGYLRIPESLEKPPVVILIGGLDTTKEDYRSVSDICLKRGMATFAFDGPGQGETVFKMKAIPDFERTVSAAIDYLQTRAEVDIARIGIVGRGMGGYFVPKAASVDRRIRVLVVWGAVCDLMPMDQQSPATRATLEFIIGTARPKQAEDYLSFLNLHGRTQRINVPTLVIHGGQDRASARYDTAKLIVEGKTVRPMIFVDSGHCCHDVSHIVRPAIGDFLAQHI, encoded by the coding sequence ATGGCTGCCGATACACCGCAATCCACCATCGACAGGGACATCGACCGCTTCCTCGCCGACGGCGTGCACTACCGCGACCTCATCCAGATCCGCGACGAAATCAGCGATTGGGCCGAGTGGCCCCGTGCCTGGTGCGCCTACGCGGCCCAAGCGGAACGCCGCGGCGACGAGGCGCTGGCCAAGGACGCGGCCGTGACCGCCGCCGACGAATTCTCCCGCGCTGCTCTCTACTACCACTACGCGCAGTACCAGTACTTCGAGGACGCGGCGCGCAAGGAGCAGATGCAGCAGGCCAAGACCGACGCGTTCGCCCGCGCCGCACCCTTGCTGAATCCGCCGGCTGAGATCGTTGCGTTCCCCTTCCGCGGCATCGACATCAAGGGCTACCTGCGCATCCCCGAGAGCCTCGAGAAGCCGCCGGTCGTCATCCTCATTGGCGGGCTCGACACGACCAAGGAGGATTACCGCTCGGTCAGTGACATCTGCCTCAAGCGCGGCATGGCTACCTTCGCCTTCGATGGACCCGGACAAGGCGAAACAGTCTTCAAGATGAAGGCCATCCCCGACTTCGAACGCACGGTCAGCGCCGCCATCGATTACCTGCAAACGCGAGCCGAAGTAGATATCGCGCGCATCGGCATTGTCGGCCGCGGCATGGGCGGCTACTTCGTCCCGAAGGCGGCATCAGTCGACCGTCGCATCAGGGTCTTGGTGGTATGGGGAGCGGTCTGCGACCTGATGCCGATGGACCAGCAAAGCCCGGCGACGCGGGCCACGCTCGAGTTCATCATCGGCACTGCCCGCCCCAAGCAGGCCGAGGACTACCTCTCGTTCCTGAACCTGCATGGCCGAACGCAGCGCATCAACGTGCCCACGCTCGTGATCCATGGCGGGCAGGACCGCGCGAGTGCGCGCTACGACACGGCGAAGCTCATTGTCGAGGGCAAGACCGTAAGGCCCATGATTTTCGTGGACAGCGGCCATTGCTGCCACGACGTGTCGCACATCGTGCGGCCCGCGATCGGTGATTTTCTTGCGCAGCACATCTGA
- a CDS encoding alpha/beta fold hydrolase yields MKGQFRLGDGATIAFECSDIEDRHSPQLPAILFSNSLASDRTIWDAVVAALPGWRLIRYDTRGHGGSTLGERPAGIDTLGTDALAVLDAAGVKRAVVCGLSLGGLTAMWLGVHAAERVAGLVLANTAASYPPAQMWRDRYATALTEGMAPIVEPTLQRWFKDEFRTAGHPVVKRIASMIDATDPRGYAECARVLEVADLNASLPQIRCPSLVIVGTHDPSTPPSRGEELVAAIPNASMAALDAAHMSCVEDPGGFASLLRDFSLSLMGDKVKV; encoded by the coding sequence GGCGATGGAGCAACCATCGCCTTCGAGTGCAGCGACATCGAAGATCGGCACTCGCCGCAGTTGCCTGCAATCCTGTTCAGCAATTCGCTTGCGTCCGACAGGACGATCTGGGATGCGGTGGTCGCGGCCCTCCCCGGCTGGCGGCTCATCCGCTATGACACGCGGGGGCACGGCGGCTCCACTCTGGGCGAGCGCCCCGCGGGGATCGACACCCTCGGCACGGACGCGCTCGCCGTTCTCGACGCAGCGGGCGTGAAGCGAGCCGTCGTCTGCGGCCTGTCGCTGGGCGGGCTGACAGCGATGTGGCTCGGCGTCCACGCCGCGGAGCGGGTGGCGGGTCTCGTGCTCGCCAACACTGCCGCGAGTTACCCCCCGGCACAGATGTGGCGGGACCGGTACGCGACCGCCTTGACCGAAGGCATGGCACCGATCGTCGAGCCGACCCTGCAGCGCTGGTTCAAGGATGAATTCCGCACGGCAGGCCACCCGGTAGTCAAGCGCATTGCCTCCATGATCGATGCGACCGACCCGAGAGGGTACGCCGAGTGCGCGCGCGTCCTCGAGGTCGCGGACTTGAACGCATCACTGCCGCAGATCCGCTGCCCGTCGCTCGTCATCGTCGGCACGCACGACCCTTCCACGCCCCCAAGCCGCGGCGAGGAACTGGTCGCAGCCATTCCGAACGCCTCCATGGCAGCGCTCGATGCCGCGCACATGTCCTGCGTGGAAGACCCCGGCGGTTTCGCCTCGCTCCTGCGCGACTTCTCGCTCTCTCTCATGGGCGACAAGGTCAAGGTCTGA